One region of Ptiloglossa arizonensis isolate GNS036 chromosome 8, iyPtiAriz1_principal, whole genome shotgun sequence genomic DNA includes:
- the LOC143149773 gene encoding F-box only protein 9 yields MSHSSESGESDDGGDDQEGYSFSESNIEDALTSFREQWQRELDLSPKRDIAKAHSSKTVKIDVAYDDESIETRAKNLFLKGVEYEQSRKFYEATQFYKRAVQLVPDIEFRLYDSTKLKSNDESLEDLDNGVNNIDDNSENHNDKSEEESDLFIKLCKIINLNKCVCFPKFEQNTTHISALPIEIVLYILRWVVSSELDLRSLEMFSRVCRGFYISARDSEIWRLVCVRVWGVNCGTYAPQYQSWREMYLQRPKLRYNGCYICKISYIHDGENSFQDRFYRPWHLVEYFRYLRFFPEGKVLMLTSTDEAQNCVNSLKNRIPRDPSILIGYYRLHDNCVTLVLRKQEVQEITTYKRKKREPIHDNGEQTFHIEFEIQNHFRRMHSQLKWLSYTIFTKYRNGHEVKMCLKEPSVKEWRVSAIGGRYPPLKFTRVKSYIQESEVPLQ; encoded by the exons ATG AGTCACTCCAGTGAATCTGGTGAATCGGATGACGGTGGAGACGATCAGGAAGGCTATTCTTTTTCGGAATCCAACATCGAGGATGCTTTAACATCTTTTAGAGAACAATGGCAACGCGAATTAGATTTGTCACCAAAACGAGATATAGCCAAAGCTCATTCCTCAAAAACGGTTAAAATTGATGTTGCTTATGATGATGAATCCATTGAAACCAGG gcaaaaaatttatttttgaaaggaGTTGAGTACGAGCAAAGTAGAAAGTTTTACGAAGCAACTCAATTTTACAAACGTGCTGTACAATTAGTTCCTGACATTGAATTTCGTTTGTACGATTCGACAAAACTAAAATCTAACGACGAGAGTCTTGAAGATTTGGATAATGGTGTGAATAATATTGATGATAACAGTGAAAACCACAATGATAAAAGTGAAGAAGAAAGCGATTTATTCATTAAGTTATGCAAAATTATAAATCTTAATAAATGTGTTTGTTTTCCtaaatttgaacaaaat ACAACACATATTTCTGCCTTGCCTATAGAAATAGTGCTTTATATCTTGAGGTGGGTAGTATCGTCGGAACTTGACTTGAGATCACTTGAAATGTTTTCCAGAGTATGCCGTGGATTTTATATATCTGCAAGAGATTCAGAAATTTGGAGACTTGTCTGTGTTAG AGTATGGGGGGTAAACTGTGGAACTTATGCTCCGCAATACCAATCATGGAGAGAAATGTATTTACAACGGCCTAAATTAAGATATAATGGATGTTATATATGTAAGATCAGTTATATACACGATGGTGAAAATAGTTTCCAAGATCGATTTTATAGACCTTGGCATCTGGTGGAATACTTTAGGTACCTGAG ATTTTTTCCCGAAGGAAAAGTTCTAATGCTAACTTCAACCGATGAAGCACAAAATTGTGTAAATTCCTTAAAAAATCGTATACCACGAGATCCGTCGATTCTTATTGGCTATTATAGATTGCACGATAATTGTGTTACTCTGGTGCTCAGAAAACAAGAAGTGCAAGAAATTACTACttacaaaagaaagaaaagagaacctATACATGACAATGGGGAACAAACGTTTCACATT gaatttgaaattcaaaatcACTTTAGACGGATGCATTCACAATTGAAATGGCTGAGCTACACTATATTTACGAAATATCGAAATGGACACGAAGTAAAGATGTGCTTAAAGGAACCATCTGTAAAAGAATGGAGGGTATCGGCTATTGGCGGGCGATATCCACCTCTTAAATTCACTAGGGTTAAAAGTTACATCCAAGAAAGTGAAGTTCCATTACAGTAA